From Trichoderma atroviride chromosome 1, complete sequence, one genomic window encodes:
- a CDS encoding uncharacterized protein (EggNog:ENOG41), whose protein sequence is MASNIKIALIQLYSKPLDIAGNFARAESYIRKAAAQGANLAVLPEYHLSSWKPDSDVLLAEAKKQTPYLKRYQALAKELGISIVPGTILEPLPAAEGGEASTEGVANAAYFIGPDGAVLGRYQKKNLWHPERPHLTADALTPHTAFDTPFGRVGLIICWDLAFPEACRALAADGAKFVICPTFWLNSDGGDIGAEVNPDCERLFLENVAVARAFENTCAFVFNNTGSPLGSAATGKDDEGTEFIGLSQVAMPLQGALGKLGVEEGMSLVDVEGRVLEIAEEVYKVRADIALEEWHYAHTLKNLAK, encoded by the exons ATGGCGTCAAATATAAAAATTGCGCTTATTCAGCTCTACTCCAAG CCGCTCGACATTGCCGGCAACTTTGCCCGCGCAGAGTCCTACATCCGCAAAGCCGCCGCCCAGGGCGCAAACCTCGCCGTCCTGCCCGAATACCATCTCTCCTCGTGGAAGCCCGACTCCGACGTCCTCCtcgccgaggccaagaagcagacGCCGTACCTGAAGCGGTACCAGGCCCTCGCCAAGGAGCtcggcatctccatcgtcCCCGGCACAATCCTCGAGCCGCTGCCCGCTGCCGAGGGCGGAGAGGCATCGACCGAGGGCGTCGCCAACGCCGCGTACTTTATCGGGCCCGATGGCGCTGTGCTGGGCCGCtatcagaagaagaacctgTGGCATCCCGAGAGGCCGCACCTGACGGCCGATGCGCTGACGCCTCACACGGCGTTTGACACGCCCTTTGGCCGAGTTGGGCTAATCATCTGCTGGGACTTGGCTTTTCCCGAGGCGTGCCGCGCGCTGGCCGCCGACGGGGCCAAGTTTGTCATCTGCCCGACGTTCTGGCTCAACAGCGACGGAGGCGACATTGGCGCCGAAGTGAACCCCGACTGCGAGCGGCTCTTCCTGGAGAACGTGGCCGTGGCGCGGGCCTTTGAGAACACGTGCGCCTTTGTCTTCAACAACACGGGCTCGCCGCTGGGCTCGGCGGCAACGGGcaaggacgacgagggcACCGAGTTTATCGGCCTGTCGCAGGTGGCGATGCCGCTGCAGGGCGCGCTGGGCAAGCTGGGCGTGGAGGAGGGCATGAGCCTTGTGGACGTGGAGGGGCGGGTGCTGGAGATTGCCGAGGAGGTGTACAAGGTGAGGGCGGATATTGCGTTGGAGGAGTGGCATTATGCGCATACGTTGAAGAATCTTGCAAAGTGA
- a CDS encoding uncharacterized protein (TransMembrane:5 (i7-28o77-96i103-125o200-223i266-287o)), translating into MDALKKVILIILAISFMVFVTFFGRLPALRKTPIAWLYRLIWIHFPNLVTSVDQKLTSGRVTGSLVWLFNRLMYDRHPTIVIFFILIMTVSEYLYLPQIWPKISLFTKSTVLVTVVVPYVLLYLACAADPGYITRENHAYHMSLYPYDHALFHPGNECRTCRFIKPPRSKHCDICKRCIARADHHCVFINSCVGYGNHHWFLLLLLSECVLSTYGGVLGLFILKAKIKAMYPMWSLWPPKEMDWNKYLGIWGVGLHGDIRVGASTLLAILISPLIWGLTLYTIFLIYCGTTTNESMKWTDLKEDMRDGYAFRRPLAPSRLLSKQWEPPTPRWPSSPESIIMTTLDGQPPNIEKRFPGEGPWEHVWDLKDVENIYDLGFWHNMGDLFVSNYEPGVEASEPLAERRPRGRSISTKLGRPQ; encoded by the exons ATGGACGCTTTGAAGAaggttattcttataatCTTGGCGATATCCTTTATGGTATTTGTGACATTTTTCGGTAGACTACCAGCTCTAAG GAAAACACCCATCGCTTGGTTATATCGACTGATATGGATTCATTTCCCCAACCTGGTGACCAGTGTCGACCAGAAGCTCACCTCTGGGAGAGTAACCGGATCACTTGTATGGTTATTCAATCGTCTCATGTATGATCGTCATCCCACGATCGTG atcttcttcattttgatCATGACCGTCTCCGAGTACTTGTATCTTCCTCAGATCTGGCCCAAGATCAGCCTCTTCACCAAGTCCACCGTTCTCGTCACAGTCGTCGTGCCGTACGTGTTGCTTTACCTCGCTTGCGCCGCAGATCCAGGCTACATCACTCGTGAGAATCATGCCTACCACATGTCTCTCTACCCCTACGACCACGCTCTCTTTCACCCCGGCAACGAATGCCGCACCTGTCGGTTCATCAAACCTCCACGGTCTAAGCACTGCGATATATGTAAGCGCTGCATCGCCAGGGCCGATCACCACTGCGTTTTCATCAACTCTTGTGTCGGGTACGGTAACCACCACTggttccttctcctccttttgtCGGAATGTGTCTTGAGCACTTACGGTGGCGTCCTCGGGCTCTTCATCCTAAAGGCGAAAATCAAGGCAATGTACCCGATGTGGTCTCTCTGGCCTCCCAAAGAAATGGACTGGAACAAGTACCTTGGCATCTGGGGCGTGGGTCTCCACGGCGATATCCGCGTTGGTGCTTCCACTCTCCTTGCGATCCTCATATCTCCTCTGATTTGGGGTCTTACCCTCTAtaccatcttcctcatctacTGCGGCACCACGACCAACGAGTCGATGAAGTGGACCGATCTCAAGGAAGATATGCGCGATGGCTACGCCTTTCGCCGCCCTTTGGCCCCCAGTCGACTTCTGAGCAAGCAATGGGAGCCTCCGACTCCTCGGTGGCCCTCTTCTCCGGAGTCCATCATCATGACGACCCTGGACGGACAACCACCGAACATTGAAAAGAGATTTCCCGGCGAGGGCCCGTGGGAACATGTATGGGACTTGAAAGATGTCGAAAACATATATGACCTCGGCTTCTGGCACAACATGGGCGATCTGTTCGTATCCAACTACGAGCCTGGCGTAGAAGCAAGTGAGCCTCTTGCTGAGCGCCGGCCGCGAGGGAGGAGTATATCTACAAAGCTTGGACGCCCTCAGTGA
- a CDS encoding uncharacterized protein (EggNog:ENOG41~CAZy:AA12~SECRETED:SignalP(1-22)), with protein sequence MMTGLASLIVTLSSLLFRIASAQQQSCSNNLTVTYPAPVAASGWQFRLVANGFTRPRGIAFDSDGGLLVVESGAGVTHLTLDDEGGTCLTARSKKRLIADENLNHGLALSGDGKTIYVSSPESVFSFAYDSQAVSVDLSSNLTLVTKMSNSDHTTRTLLVSKKQPDTLLVSRGSNSNQDSDAANIDSGHSQIRSYNISRISKGDSPFDFLDGHVLGWGLRNSVGVVEHPSTGGIWSVENSVDQLQRQGKDIHQNNPGEELNYHGILGSGDHQGGQLWLSVLLHRLVDVGVS encoded by the exons ATGATGACGGGCCTCGCTTCTCTCATCGTGACACTATCGTCGCTGTTATTCCGGATTGCTTccgcgcagcagcagtcgtGCTCCAACAACCTCACCGTCACGTACCCCGCGCCAGTGGCGGCGAGCGGCTGGCAGTTCCGCCTCGTTGCGAATGGCTTCACGAGGCCGCGCGGCATTGCGTTTGACAGCGACGGGGGGCTTCTGGTGGTGGAGTCGGGCGCGGGGGTGACGCATTTGACGCTGGACGATGAGGGCGGGACGTGTCTGACGGCGAGGagcaagaagaggctgataGCGGATGAGAAT CTCAACCATGGACTCGCTCTCTCGGGCGACGGCAAGACCATCTACGTCTCGTCGCCTGAAAGCGTCTTCTCCTTTGCCTACGACAGCCAGGCCGTCTCGGTCGATCTCTCCTCCAACCTCACCCTCGTCACTAAGATGAGCAACTCGGACCACACCACCCGCACGCTTCTCGTCTCCAAGAAACAGCCAGACACGCTCCTCGTCTCCCGCGGCAGCAACTCCAACCAGGACTCAGACGCCGCCAACATCGACAGTGGACACTCGCAGATTCGCAGCTACAACATCTCACGCATAAGCAAAGGGGATTCGCCGTTTGACTTTCTCGATGGCCATGTTCTTGGCTGGGGCTTGAGGAACTCGGTCGGTGTCGTTGAGCATCCTTCCACGGGGGGTATCTGGTCTGTAGAGAACTCTGTCGACCAGCTGCAGCGTCAAGGAAAGGACATACACCAGAATAATCCTGGGGAAGAGCTCAACTACCACGGCATCTTGGGCTCTGGCGATCATCAGGGGGGGCAACTATGGCTATCCGTACTGCTACACCGTCTGGTCGACGTCGGGGTTTCCTGA
- a CDS encoding uncharacterized protein (EggNog:ENOG41): protein MRNANTTKGNRDDPTGYRIVSIAFDSNGQPTAPQNSTNAVTDIITNANLTNCPDKCFRPVGLAWDSAGRLWFSSDTTGEVFVLERTNSSSNGTTSGGSGGSSGEGGNDNAGNSLILEKPGVVAVAQAAAVAGLLLV from the coding sequence ATGAGAAACGCCAACACAACGAAAGGGAATCGGGATGACCCCACGGGGTATCgcatcgtctccatcgcctTTGACTCCAACGGCCAGCCTACCGCTCCGCAGAATAGCACTAACGCCGTCAccgacatcatcaccaaTGCCAATCTCACCAATTGCCCCGACAAGTGTTTCCGTCCGGTGGGCCTGGCATGGGACTCGGCTGGTCGACTGTGGTTCTCGTCGGACACCACCGGAGAGGTGTTTGTCCTGGAGCGgacaaacagcagcagtaatGGGACTACCAGTGGCGGCTCGGGTGGTTCTTCTGGTGAAGGCGGTAACGATAATGCAGGCAATAGTTTGATCTTGGAGAAGCCTGGTGTAGTGGCAGTTGCTCAAgcggcggctgtggctgggctgctgcttgtctgA
- a CDS encoding uncharacterized protein (TransMembrane:1 (i137-157o)) encodes MQMYTRTEKKEQRAGKEDPGFASRALQARNAGPTKPVSAILPPLTVLVQPCSRQPLSLADSSFSFLLPPAATIFCSSLFSRPSLSSGSTSGLVCFIALPGPWTIRRTAAERKKNRIPVPCPVALLLRLRRRRKKEDIPGLFTVVATMTEVSSTRLYLGNLPRNATKADVEAHFATHGTGEITEVKLMNGFGFIEYKDAMDARDVVPAFHGSDFMGERLTVQFARGARHREGGMGHERAPPRPRRTPHRMQITGLPNDTSWQVCSLSQFVAPGFHGTCMPFSSHTWSALVCYALHWVGMCAPHYPSQPFRSGLATLAWHPWFLT; translated from the exons ATGCAAATGTACACGCggacagagaagaaagagcaacgagcaggaaaagaggaTCCCGGCTTTGCTAGCAGGGCTTTGCAGGCTCGAAACGCGGGGCCGACTAAGCCCGTCTCGGCGATTCTGCCGCCGCTGACCGTCCTGGTGCAACCTTGCAGCCGCCAGCCTCTTTCGCTCGCggacagcagcttcagctttctCCTCCCACCAGCCGCCACcatcttttgctcttctctcttctctcgtccTTCACTCTCGTCTGGCTCGACGTCTGGGCTCGTTTGTTTCATCGCGCTTCCTGGTCCGTGGACGATTCGCCGGACCGCTGCTGAacgaaagaagaacagaaTCCCAGTGCCCTGCCCGGTGGCCCTACTGCTGAGactcagaagaagaagaaagaaagaagatatACCCGGACTCTTTACGGTCGTCGCCACCATGACTGAGGTTTCGTCCACCCGGCTCTACCTGGGGAACCTCCCTCGAAATG CTACCAAGGCCGATGTCGAGGCTCACTTTGCGACCCACGGCACCGGAGAGATTACCGAAGTGAAGCTTATGAACGGTTTCGGATTCATCGAGTATAAGGATGCTATGGATGCTCGCGACGTCGTTCCAG CTTTCC ATGGATCCGACTTTATGGGAGAACGCCTCACCGTCCAGTTTGCCCGTGGAGCTCGACACCGAGAGGGCGGCATGGGGCACGAGCGTGCGCCGCCGCGACCGCGTAGAACTCCTCACCGAATGCAGATCACGGGACTTCCCAATGATACCAGCTGGCAGGTCTGTTCCCTCTCCCAGTTTGTTGCACCTGGATTCCACGGGACTTGCATGCCCTTTTCATCACATACTTGGAGCGCTTTGGTTTGCTATGCTTTGCATTGGGTCGGCATGTGCGCCCCGCACTATCCCTCTCAGCCCTTTCGTTCTGGACTGGCGACTCTGGCTTGGCATCCCTGGTTCCTGACTTGA
- a CDS encoding uncharacterized protein (TransMembrane:1 (o139-158i)): MVADTLVYHPSVAHYLRFVATTVGRDKILRTLQYFARFYAWYLLRTNGTPSQMAPWNAIKKQFGLARKIMRVGKNLEHVKAAAQAADAKTLEPFLRYAAVGRQIGYAGYLSFDMLTVGDAAGIRKWSAAKTLTQHAYRFWAMGLVFSVAAQLYTLYRLKEREAKIDRKDGEGVVESKQILKERFASRLQLVSDVCDLTVPFAALNWVGFDDGFVGLAGTVSSVIGVYSQWKKTAA; encoded by the exons ATGGTCGCCGACACCCTCGTCTACCACCCCTCGGTGGCTCACTACCTCCGCTTCGTCGCCACCACCGTCGGCCGTGACAAGATCCTCCGCACGCTCCAGTACTTTGCCCGCTTCTACGCCTGGTACCTCCTGCGCACCAACGGCACGCCCTCGCAAATGGCCCCCTGGaacgccatcaagaagcagTTTGGCCTCGCCCGCAAAATCATGCGCGTCGGCAAGAACCTCGAGCACGTAAAGGCCGCCGCCCAGGCCGCCGACGCCAAAACCCTCGAGCCCTTTTTGCGCTACGCCGCCGTCGGCCGCCAGATTGGCTACGCGGGCTACCTGTCGTTTGACATGCTGACCGTGGGCGACGCCGCCGGCATCCGCAAGTGGTCCGCCGCAAAGACGCTGACGCAGCATGCCTATCGCTTCTGGGCCATGGGGCTGGTCTTCAGCGTCGCGGCGCAGCTGTATACGCTGTACAGGCTGAAGGAGCGCGAGGCCAAGATTGACCGcaaggatggcgagggcGTTGTCGAGAGCAAGCAAATCCTAAA GGAACGCTTCGCcagccgcctccagctcgtctCCGACGTCTGCGACTTGACCGTCCCCTTCGCCGCCCTCAACTGGGTCGGCTTCGACGACGGCTTCGTCGGCCTGGCCGGAACAGTCAGCAGTGTAATCGGCGTTTACTCCCAGTGGAAGAAGACCGCCGCCTAA
- a CDS encoding uncharacterized protein (CAZy:GH47~TransMembrane:1 (i12-32o)): MGINNGISLPRRVARLVIFSGILLAAFTIYYLSSGTSLGLSPTKPAEPVFIASKFDWTTVKQHHGVDDIKPLPTGKPNALPRIQAGASAFKHRAINEKRRTTVRDVFQRSYSAYKKLAWMRDELTPVSGSAKDPFGGWAATLVDALDTMWIMGFKDEFAEAAAAVGALDWSVTDSTAANMFETTIRHLGGLLSAYDLSGERVLLHKAVELGEMLYMGFDTPNRMPGFWLDFEKAKKGKLIAGTNDPSASPASLSMEFTRLSQLTGDSKFYDAADRVTRFLERTQNDTKLPGMWPVTINFQSQTVGDSSFTLGALADSLYEYLPKMHALLGGVDESYEKMYRGAMDAAVQNLLFRPMVPDLDDILFSGEFRAGRANGGLDTDSQHLTCFVGGMFAVGGRLFEIDEHVSIGERLARGCGWAYGQFPTGIMPEIFGMVPCKSLDSCEWDEERWEKLGSKTLPKGFTHARDKRYILRPEAIESLFVLYRVTGKTDLQDIAWSMFESIMKATYTDLANSAIEDVTVLGPTKKLDSMESFWLAETLKYFYLIFSEPDVISLDEYVLNTEAHPLKRPGVGLR; the protein is encoded by the exons ATGGGGATAAACAATGGGATCAGCCTGCCGCGGAGGGTCGCCCGTCTGGTCATCTTCAGCGGCATTCTGCTTGCCGCCTTCACCATCTACTACCTGTCCTCGGGCACTTCCCTGGGCCTGTCGCCAACCAAGCCCGCAGAGCCCGTCTTCATTGCGAGCAAATTCGACTGGACAACCGTCAAGCAGCATCACGGCGTCGACGACATCAAGCCGCTGCCCACGGGCAAGCCCAATGCGCTCCCGCGAATCCAGGCCGGCGCCAGCGCCTTCAAGCACCGGGCGATCAACGAGAAGCGCCGCACGACTGTGCGCGACGTCTTCCAGCGCAGCTACAGTGCCTACAAGAAGCTCGCATGGATGAGAGACGAGCTCACGCCGGTGTCTGGATCGGCCAAGGACCCGTTTGGCGGCTGGGCCGCGACGCTGGTGGACGCCTTGGACACGATGTGGATTATGGGCTTCAAGGACGAGTTTGCcgaggctgccgccgccgtgggCGCCCTGGACTGGTCGGTGACGGACTCGACGGCGGCAAACATGTTTGAGACGACGATCCGCCACCTGGGAGGGCTGCTAAGCGCCTACGACCTCAGCGGCGAGCGGGTGCTGCTGCACAAGGCGGTTgagctgggcgagatgcTGTACATGGGATTCGACACGCCCAACCGAATGCCCGGCTTCTGGCTCGActttgaaaaggccaaaaaGGGCAAGCTGATTGCCGGCACAAACGACCCGTCGGCGTCGCCAGCCTCGCTGAGCATGGAGTTTACGAGGCTGTCGCAGCTGACGGGCGACAGCAAGTTCTACGATGCGGCGGATCGCGTGACTCGCTTTCTGGAGAGGACGCAGAACGACACGAAGCTGCCGGGCATGTGGCCGGTGACGATCAACTTCCAGTCGCAGACGGTTGGCGACAGCAGCTTCACCCTCGGCGCGCTGGCGGATTCGCTGTACGAGTATCTGCCCAAGATGCACGCGCTGCTGGGAGGCGTGGACGAGTCCTACGAGAAGATGTACCGCGGGGCCATGGACGCGGCGGTGCAGAACCTCTTATTCAGGCCCATGGTGCCGGACCTCGACGACATTCTCTTCAGCGGCGAGTTTCGAGCCGGCAGGGCCAACGGCGGCCTCGACACCGACAGCCAGCACCTCACGTGCTTCGTTGGGGGCATGTTCGCCGTCGGCGGCAGGCTTTTCGAAATTGACGAGCACGTCAGCATCGGCGAGCGCCTGGCGCGCGGGTGCGGCTGGGCGTACGGCCAGTTCCCGACGGGCATCATGCCCGAGATCTTTGGCATGGTGCCGTGCAAGTCGCTGGACTCGTGCGAGTGGGACGAGGAGCGCTGGGAGAAGCTGGGGAGCAAAACCTTGCCCAAGGGGTTCACGCACGCGCGGGACAAGCGCTACATTCTACGGCCGGAGGCGATTGAGAGCTTGTTTGTGCTGTACCGCGTGACGGGCAAGACGGACTTGCAGGACATTGCGTGGAGCATGTTTGAGTCGATAATGAAGGCGACGTATACGGATCTCGCGAATTCGGCGATTGAGGATGTTACTGTTTTGgggccgacgaagaagctTGATTCGATGGAG AGTTTCTGGTTGGCCGAGACGCTCAAGTACTTTTATCTCATCTTCTCGGAGCCGGATGTGATTAGTTTGGATGAGTATGTGTTGAATACGGAGGCGCATCCTTTGAAAAGGCCGGGGGTAGGGTTGCGatga
- a CDS encoding uncharacterized protein (TransMembrane:1 (i137-157o)): MQMYTRTEKKEQRAGKEDPGFASRALQARNAGPTKPVSAILPPLTVLVQPCSRQPLSLADSSFSFLLPPAATIFCSSLFSRPSLSSGSTSGLVCFIALPGPWTIRRTAAERKKNRIPVPCPVALLLRLRRRRKKEDIPGLFTVVATMTEVSSTRLYLGNLPRNATKADVEAHFATHGTGEITEVKLMNGFGFIEYKDAMDARDVVPAFHGSDFMGERLTVQFARGARHREGGMGHERAPPRPRRTPHRMQITGLPNDTSWQDLKDFARQSSLDVVYSETGRDSNGRGFVEFETAADLRTAVEKLDGREFKGARVQCLVDTQPDMPPRDPRARSRSPGRRPYPPPQFDNYDRRGGPHRGYNREGAAPSYGYRDRSPRREYYDDRAPRYRSPPRRPVEDYPPPRGRYDEPYRRDYPPPPADPYANGGRPAYDRPPRDFPPREPAYPREGYARDYDRGGRY, encoded by the exons ATGCAAATGTACACGCggacagagaagaaagagcaacgagcaggaaaagaggaTCCCGGCTTTGCTAGCAGGGCTTTGCAGGCTCGAAACGCGGGGCCGACTAAGCCCGTCTCGGCGATTCTGCCGCCGCTGACCGTCCTGGTGCAACCTTGCAGCCGCCAGCCTCTTTCGCTCGCggacagcagcttcagctttctCCTCCCACCAGCCGCCACcatcttttgctcttctctcttctctcgtccTTCACTCTCGTCTGGCTCGACGTCTGGGCTCGTTTGTTTCATCGCGCTTCCTGGTCCGTGGACGATTCGCCGGACCGCTGCTGAacgaaagaagaacagaaTCCCAGTGCCCTGCCCGGTGGCCCTACTGCTGAGactcagaagaagaagaaagaaagaagatatACCCGGACTCTTTACGGTCGTCGCCACCATGACTGAGGTTTCGTCCACCCGGCTCTACCTGGGGAACCTCCCTCGAAATG CTACCAAGGCCGATGTCGAGGCTCACTTTGCGACCCACGGCACCGGAGAGATTACCGAAGTGAAGCTTATGAACGGTTTCGGATTCATCGAGTATAAGGATGCTATGGATGCTCGCGACGTCGTTCCAG CTTTCC ATGGATCCGACTTTATGGGAGAACGCCTCACCGTCCAGTTTGCCCGTGGAGCTCGACACCGAGAGGGCGGCATGGGGCACGAGCGTGCGCCGCCGCGACCGCGTAGAACTCCTCACCGAATGCAGATCACGGGACTTCCCAATGATACCAGCTGGCAG GACCTTAAAGATTTCGCCCGTCAATCAAGCCTTGATGTGGTGTACTCTGAGACAGGCCGCGACTCCAATGGCCGAGG CTTTGTCGAATTCGAGACTGCTGCAGATCTGAGAACAGCCGTTGAAAAGCTTGACGGCCGTGAGTTCAAGGGCGCCCGTGTCCAGTGCCTTGTTGAC ACTCAACCCGACATGCCCCCGCGGGATCCCCGTGCCCGATCTCGTTCACCTGGACGTAGGCCATACCCACCGCCGCAGTTTGATAACTATGACCGCCGAGGCGGTCCTCACCGAGGTTACAACCGCGAAGGCGCTGCACCATCGTATGGCTACCGTGACAGAAGCCCTCGCCGTGAATACTATGACGACCGGGCTCCGCGCTATCGTTCACCTCCTCGCCGGCCCGTGGAAGATTACCCGCCCCCTCGAGGTCGCTACGATGAGCCTTACCGCCGCGATTATCCCCCGCCTCCTGCCGATCCGTATGCAAATGGCGGTCGACCTGCCTATGACCGGCCACCAAGAGACTTTCCTCCCAGAGAGCCAGCATACCCTCGAGAAGGATATGCGCGAGACTACGATCGTGGTGGGCGCTACTG A